A window of the Tripterygium wilfordii isolate XIE 37 chromosome 12, ASM1340144v1, whole genome shotgun sequence genome harbors these coding sequences:
- the LOC120011152 gene encoding uncharacterized protein At1g01500, translated as MDSPYEASHNGNGEVADSGSLEIVKYTPFRPCIKLSSPWFDLRVFYVRVSNFMVDDSTPESLTLIHIPLSPDTFLEINGSRSSIYSDGASSILRRNRVDKKSEEATYVSTDSVRLTGSAKFEVFHKDDLILSGVLEMSNGNGFNGDMKGNGKRWTMNCHSVITAGSGFLKGKHISSHELSLPTIEVYVAGCFSGKPIILTKTLQLSFRKKHNRMGALDVIPEHETTESQKDLSSDQDLKVAEYRDYKPEADENYSNIYWRRTEFMEGEDGELSWFHAGVRVGVGIGLGMCLGIGIGVGLLVRTYQTTTRNFKRRLV; from the exons ATGGATAGTCCTTATGAAGCATCACACAATGGTAATGGTGAAGTAGCCGATTCTGGCAGTCTCGAGATTGTTAAATACACACCATTTCGACCCTGCATCAAATTATCATCTCCTTGGTTTGATTTGAGAGTCTTCTATGTTAGAGTGAGTAATTTCATGGTTGATGATTCAACCCCTGAGTCTCTCACTCTTATCCATATACCCCTAAGCCCTGACACTTTTTTGGAGATTAATGGTTCTAGAAGTAGTATTTATTCCGATGGTGCATCTTCAATCCTAAGAAGAAATCGCGTGGACAAAAAATCAGAAGAAGCCACATATGTGAGCACTGATAGTGTCAGGTTAACGGGGAGCGCGAAATTCGAGGTGTTCCATAAAGATGATCTAATTCTGTCAGGGGTTTTGGAGATGTCTAATGGTAATGGCTTCAATGGGGATATGAAAGGTAATGGGAAGCGATGGACCATGAATTGTCACTCGGTGATAACTGCTGGCTCCGGTTTTTTGAAGGGAAAACATATTTCGAGTCATGAGTTATCATTACCAACAATAGAGGTTTATGTTGCTGGCTGCTTCTCAGGGAAACCAATCATCTTAACTAAGACTCTGCAGCTTAGTTTCCGGAAGAAGCATAACAGGATGGGTGCACTTGATGTGATCCCAGAGCATGAGACGACTGAATCCCAGAAAGATTTGTCATCCGATCAAGATCTTAAG gTAGCAGAATATAGAGACTACAAACCTGAAGCCGATGAAAACTACAGCAACATATACTGGCGGAGGACAGAATTCATGGAGGGTGAAGATGGTGAACTTTCATGGTTCCATGCTGGTGTGAGGGTTGGTGTTGGAATTGGGCTAGGCATGTGTCTGGGAATAGGTATAGGAGTTGGCTTACTGGTCCGTACTTACCAAACAACCACTCGAAACTTCAAGAGGCGACTTGTATGA
- the LOC120011153 gene encoding LOW QUALITY PROTEIN: CRAL-TRIO domain-containing protein C23B6.04c (The sequence of the model RefSeq protein was modified relative to this genomic sequence to represent the inferred CDS: inserted 2 bases in 1 codon) — protein MFRHWNNTNHAQENDEVHSVSKVNELKAAIEPLSGRILQYCDDACLRRYLEARNWNIDKSKKMIEETIKWRLVYKPEEICWNEVAVESETGKIYKANFHDRHGRTVLILRPGMQNTKSIDNQMRHLVYLFENAVLNLPEXDEQMAWLIDFTGWSITNKVPIKSARETINILQNHYPERLAIAFLYNPPRIFEAFWKIVKYFIDAKTFQKVKFVYPKDTDSVELMRSYFDDDNLPTEFGGKAVLKYDHEDFSRQMVQDDLKTAAFWGLDDKLRSISNGHNGAEVAPEPVLLASPTS, from the exons ATGTTTCGTCATTGGAATAATACTAATCATGCTCAGGAGAATGATGAAGTGCATTCAGTGTCGAAG GTCAATGAGCTTAAAGCTGCAATAGAACCACTTTCTGGACGCATCTTACAGTATTGTGACGATGCATGCTTGAGGAGATATTTGGAAGCTCGAAACTGGAACATAGacaaatcaaagaaaatgattGAAGAGACAATTAAATGGAGATTGGTCTACAAGCCTGAGGAAATCTGCTGG AATGAAGTTGCAGTTGAAAGTGAGACAGGAAAAATATACAAAGCAAATTTTCATGACCGACATGGAAGAACTGTTCTTATATTGAGACCAGGAATGCAG AACACGAAGTCAATTGATAACCAGATGCGACATTTGGTATATCTCTTTGAGAATGCTGTCCTCAACCTTCCTGA GGATGAACAAATGGCATGGTTGATCGACTTCACTGGATGGTCTATAACCAACAAAGTTCCCATCAAATCAGCACGAGAGACGATCAATATTTTACAAAACCATTACCCTGAGAGGCTAGCCATAGCATTTCTCTATAATCCCCCTCGGATATTTGAGGCATTTTGGAAG ATTGTCAAGTATTTCATTGACGCGAAAACATTCCAAAAGGTGAAGTTTGTGTATCCCAAGGATACCGACAGTGTAGAACTCATGAGATCATATTTTGATGATGACAATCTTCCAACTGAATTTGGGGGAAAAGCCGTGCTGAAGTATGACCATGAAGACTTTTCGAGACAAATGGTCCAAGATGATCTGAAAACTGCTGCCTTCTGGGGACTGGATGACAAGTTGCGAAGCATTAGTAATGGCCATAATGGAGCCGAAGTGGCTCCAGAACCAGTTCTGCTTGCATCTCCAACTTCCTAA
- the LOC120011324 gene encoding deoxyuridine 5'-triphosphate nucleotidohydrolase-like yields MARADERSNGAGHEVEEPSPKFQKLHQNGIHEASQNPIPLFRVKKLSEKAVLPSRASPLSAGYDLSSATETKVPARGKALIPTDLSIAIPEETYARIAPRSGLAWKHSIDVGAGVIDADYRGPVGVILFNHSDVDFEVKVGDRIAQLIIEMIMTPQVVEVEDLDATVRGDGAFGSTGA; encoded by the exons ATGGCCCGAGCAGATGAGCGAAGCAACGGCGCCGGCCATGAAGTTGAAGAGCCGTCTCCGAAGTTCCAGAAGCTTCATCAGAATGGCATTCATGAAGCCTCGCAAAACCCGATTCCACTCTTTAGGGTTAAAAAACTCTCTGAGAAGGCTGTGTTGCCTTCACGAGCCTCCCCTCTCTCTGCCGGCTATGATCTCTCGAG tGCGACTGAGACTAAAGTACCAGCCAGGGGAAAAGCCCTAATCCCTACTGATCTTAGCATTGCTATACCGGAAGAAACTTACGCTCGTATTG CACCAAGGTCGGGACTAGCTTGGAAGCACTCGATTGATGTCGGGGCGGGTGTGATTGATGCTGATTACAGAGGGCCAGTTGGAGTGATCTTGTTCAACCACTCTGATGTTGATTTTGAGGTGAAAGTGGGTGATCGGATTGCCCAACTGATTATTGAGATGATCATGACTCCTCAGGTTGTGGAAGTGGAAGATCTCGATGCAACTGTGAGAGGAGACGGGGCTTTTGGATCTACTGGTGCGTAA